In a genomic window of Syntrophorhabdales bacterium:
- the atpG gene encoding ATP synthase F1 subunit gamma, giving the protein MATLRDVRRKINSIQSTQIITRTMRMVSASKLARAQATLERITSYAGKMEELLKRVASRLPDDAHPLLARREEVKNVLLLPIASDRGLSGAFNMNIAKPVEDFIRTNQATYEKIGVYLVGKKIRDYLKRRHIQTMKEWIDVKTVDPGVVDAIASDITNLYMDGEYDKVYLIYTHFRSAVRQEVLFQEFLPISVEKSEETLDYLYEPKMEEIIYDLIPQFVKTKIYFALAESQTSEHAARMAAMENATNNCGEMITYLTLVYNKTRQQSITNEMMDIVGGAEALQGE; this is encoded by the coding sequence ATGGCGACATTACGCGACGTCAGACGGAAAATTAACAGCATACAAAGCACGCAGATTATCACCAGGACCATGCGCATGGTCTCTGCCTCCAAATTGGCCAGGGCCCAAGCCACGCTCGAGCGCATCACGTCGTATGCCGGAAAGATGGAAGAGCTATTGAAGCGCGTGGCCTCGCGCCTTCCCGACGATGCACATCCTCTTCTTGCAAGGAGGGAAGAGGTAAAAAATGTGCTTCTCCTTCCGATTGCATCTGACCGGGGCCTCTCCGGGGCGTTCAACATGAATATCGCGAAACCGGTGGAGGATTTTATCCGCACCAATCAGGCGACGTATGAAAAAATAGGCGTCTATCTCGTCGGCAAAAAGATACGCGATTATCTCAAGAGAAGACACATCCAGACAATGAAGGAATGGATAGATGTAAAGACTGTAGATCCTGGTGTGGTCGATGCTATCGCATCCGACATCACCAATCTCTACATGGACGGTGAGTACGACAAGGTATATCTCATTTACACGCACTTCAGATCAGCGGTAAGGCAGGAGGTGCTTTTCCAGGAGTTCCTTCCCATTAGCGTTGAAAAGAGCGAAGAGACGCTCGATTATCTCTACGAACCAAAGATGGAGGAGATCATTTACGATTTGATCCCTCAATTCGTGAAGACCAAGATATACTTCGCCCTGGCCGAATCACAGACATCGGAACATGCGGCACGGATGGCCGCTATGGAAAACGCCACAAACAATTGCGGTGAGATGATTACATACCTGACGCTGGTTTACAACAAGACACGCCAGCAAAGCATCACGAACGAAATGATGGATATTGTTGGCGGCGCAGAGGCCTTGCAAGGCGAGTAG